From a region of the Paenibacillus segetis genome:
- a CDS encoding glucose-1-phosphate adenylyltransferase: MDKKSCIAMLLAGGEGRRLSPLTSKQAKPAVPFGGHYRIIDFPLSNCVNSGIDTIGVLTQYEAESLHEHIGKGEAWKLPETGNSGISLLPSYNVGVTEYSGTADAIYKNMEYIDSHEPENVLILSGDHIYHMDYREMLDFHNHSKTRATISVMPVPWDEAHRFGVMSTDEHYRITEFAEKPEKPASNLASMGIYLFNWKYLKEHLVADAADPNSSHDFGKDIIPKMLSGEDRLHAFEFKGYWRDVGTIHSLWEAHMDLLSNNQDWQLLKEEWPMYTREVRTKPNSFTPPALQVKSCMIHDSCTFDGVAERSVIFNGAEIGRNTKIKDSVIMPNAKIGRNVLIERAIIGEGAIIKEGAVIKGSTSEISVIGPYEMITAKPILRPQPSRLLKEVYDKTARLRAEGLSS, encoded by the coding sequence ATGGATAAAAAAAGTTGCATTGCAATGCTATTAGCCGGAGGTGAAGGTCGCAGACTATCTCCGCTTACTTCCAAGCAAGCGAAACCAGCGGTACCTTTTGGTGGTCACTATCGAATCATTGACTTTCCTCTCAGTAATTGTGTAAATTCTGGGATCGACACCATCGGCGTACTTACTCAGTACGAAGCCGAATCTTTACACGAACATATAGGAAAAGGTGAAGCATGGAAACTTCCAGAGACCGGAAACAGCGGGATCTCCTTGTTACCATCTTATAATGTTGGGGTGACTGAATATTCGGGAACAGCAGATGCTATTTACAAAAATATGGAGTATATTGACTCACATGAACCAGAAAATGTGCTTATTCTATCCGGTGATCACATTTATCACATGGATTATCGAGAAATGCTGGACTTCCATAATCACAGCAAGACGCGAGCGACTATTTCGGTTATGCCTGTTCCATGGGATGAAGCTCATCGTTTCGGTGTCATGTCTACAGACGAACATTACCGTATTACGGAATTCGCTGAGAAACCAGAGAAACCTGCCAGCAATTTAGCATCCATGGGAATTTATTTATTTAATTGGAAATATTTGAAGGAACATTTGGTTGCTGATGCAGCAGATCCTAACTCAAGCCATGATTTTGGGAAAGATATCATTCCAAAAATGCTGTCAGGCGAGGACCGGCTTCACGCTTTTGAATTTAAAGGGTACTGGCGTGATGTCGGTACCATCCACAGCTTATGGGAAGCCCATATGGACCTGCTCAGCAATAACCAGGACTGGCAGCTCTTAAAAGAAGAATGGCCAATGTACACTAGGGAAGTTCGTACGAAGCCTAATTCATTTACGCCACCGGCATTACAAGTTAAAAGCTGCATGATTCATGATTCATGCACTTTTGATGGTGTAGCAGAACGCTCCGTTATTTTTAACGGTGCCGAAATTGGCCGAAACACTAAAATTAAAGACAGTGTCATTATGCCTAATGCAAAAATTGGTCGAAATGTACTCATCGAGCGAGCGATTATTGGCGAAGGGGCCATAATTAAAGAAGGTGCTGTAATCAAAGGCAGTACCAGTGAAATCTCCGTCATCGGACCGTACGAAATGATTACTGCTAAACCAATACTTCGTCCCCAGCCTTCCCGTTTGCTCAAGGAAGTATACGACAAAACGGCTCGTCTACGTGCCGAGGGTCTATCTTCTTAA
- a CDS encoding GNAT family N-acetyltransferase has protein sequence MLDTIVTPLGDLEVVLAKPDDRETIRQMLIEAAVWMGSVGVPQWNPEQFTVEEVDSYYASRELYLLVKEKEPIGFFTLQEKDPDYWGSLHVEGYSYLHRLTVKSSFQGQGLGSVMIHWAAKRTKALGRLGLRLDCWTKNEKVNLLYQKLGFQHKGLGQNPNGRPVNLYELNPVIFESL, from the coding sequence GTGCTAGATACTATCGTTACTCCTCTAGGGGATCTTGAAGTTGTACTTGCAAAGCCCGATGATCGAGAGACGATACGCCAAATGTTAATTGAAGCGGCGGTATGGATGGGCTCAGTTGGCGTTCCACAATGGAACCCGGAGCAATTTACGGTAGAAGAAGTGGATTCTTATTATGCTTCTCGTGAATTGTATCTTCTTGTAAAAGAAAAGGAACCGATCGGTTTTTTCACATTGCAGGAGAAAGATCCGGACTATTGGGGCTCTCTTCATGTGGAAGGATACAGTTATTTACATCGACTCACGGTAAAATCTTCTTTCCAGGGACAAGGACTTGGCAGTGTCATGATTCATTGGGCTGCTAAGCGAACCAAAGCACTCGGTAGACTAGGCTTGCGTCTGGATTGTTGGACAAAGAACGAAAAAGTAAACCTGTTGTATCAGAAGCTTGGGTTCCAACATAAGGGCCTTGGACAAAATCCCAATGGCCGCCCAGTTAATTTATATGAATTGAACCCAGTAATATTCGAAAGTTTATAA
- a CDS encoding sensor histidine kinase codes for MIKKGIGRQIVLHYFIVVFVTLLMVEGIFAVVIRTYYYDTIYNHISNHSAWASDYFQKFVRLYAEKDPNYFTEMLRTFELSNTELMILNNKGEVRASSTQFQADKAIQTSDVTQAMAGVVGSKWIGRQASTGELVMSVSTPLQVRGENRYIVRYVTSLEEVNSKLMSLTIFSIGIGGAVLALVTLFSIGLANSIVKPINNIRAVSAEMARGKFDKRIKGNYKYELGELASTLNYMAQEIVRSNQIKDDFISSISHELRTPLTGIKGWSETLTSGGFDPAETKIGVGIIAKETDRLIGLVEEILDFSKLQQNEMKLVITRVNLKEILQEIMLNVWAKAEQKQIQLKLDDKTNRTVFVTADGNRLKQVFLNIVDNAIKFSNENSWIELVLRITDNHQVLVEVIDSGIGISEEHLKKVKDRFFQVNHQGGGTGLGLAISQQLVELHNGQMDINSELGVGTTVSVMLPLLELTEADDVPGQGDNTSQDAEQINRQDGEEDLI; via the coding sequence ATGATTAAGAAAGGAATCGGACGGCAAATCGTTCTTCATTATTTTATCGTAGTGTTTGTCACGCTGCTTATGGTGGAGGGTATTTTCGCTGTTGTCATCCGAACGTATTATTACGATACAATATATAACCATATATCGAATCATTCGGCTTGGGCGTCTGATTATTTTCAAAAATTCGTACGATTGTACGCTGAGAAAGATCCAAACTATTTTACGGAGATGCTACGTACTTTTGAACTGAGCAATACGGAATTGATGATCCTTAATAATAAAGGCGAGGTTCGAGCAAGTAGTACACAGTTTCAAGCGGATAAGGCGATACAGACGAGCGATGTTACTCAGGCAATGGCTGGTGTGGTGGGTAGCAAATGGATCGGACGACAGGCCTCTACTGGTGAATTAGTCATGTCTGTGTCTACGCCTCTTCAGGTGAGAGGTGAGAACCGTTATATTGTTCGGTATGTCACATCTCTAGAAGAAGTGAACTCAAAATTAATGTCACTTACCATATTCTCAATTGGAATAGGGGGTGCCGTATTAGCGCTTGTAACCCTGTTCAGTATCGGGCTTGCCAATTCAATTGTTAAGCCAATTAACAACATCAGGGCCGTATCGGCTGAAATGGCTAGGGGTAAGTTTGATAAGCGGATCAAAGGAAATTACAAGTATGAGTTGGGAGAGCTAGCATCCACACTTAATTATATGGCACAGGAAATCGTACGAAGTAATCAGATTAAAGATGATTTCATCTCCTCTATTTCACATGAGCTTCGGACGCCGTTAACAGGTATTAAAGGCTGGAGTGAGACATTAACATCCGGCGGTTTTGATCCAGCGGAGACAAAGATAGGGGTTGGAATCATTGCTAAGGAGACCGACCGTTTGATCGGTTTGGTAGAGGAAATTCTTGATTTCTCCAAGTTGCAACAGAATGAGATGAAACTTGTCATTACTCGCGTGAATCTGAAAGAAATTCTCCAGGAAATCATGCTTAATGTATGGGCAAAAGCGGAACAAAAACAAATTCAGTTGAAGCTAGATGACAAAACCAATCGAACCGTATTTGTAACTGCTGACGGTAATCGGTTGAAGCAGGTCTTCCTGAATATCGTAGATAATGCCATTAAATTCTCGAATGAGAATAGTTGGATTGAACTTGTGCTCAGAATTACAGACAATCATCAAGTCCTAGTTGAAGTCATTGATAGTGGGATAGGTATTAGTGAAGAGCATTTAAAGAAAGTGAAGGATCGATTCTTCCAGGTTAATCATCAAGGCGGAGGAACGGGTCTCGGGCTTGCGATTAGTCAACAATTGGTCGAGCTTCATAATGGCCAGATGGATATTAACAGTGAACTTGGAGTGGGGACGACAGTGTCTGTAATGTTGCCTCTACTTGAACTGACAGAAGCTGATGATGTGCCGGGGCAAGGAGATAACACTTCACAGGATGCTGAACAAATTAATAGACAAGATGGAGAGGAGGATCTGATTTGA
- a CDS encoding response regulator transcription factor, which produces MSKVLILEDEESIRSFIVINLKRNGFEVLEAANGHEALSQLQSVPDIDIALLDVMVPGIDGFEVCRSIRETNERIGIIFLTAKVQEQDKVYALSVGADDHISKPFSPTELIARIQSLLRRVNVYRESSAKVSFTSGPFTLDLISKQFKKLGQLIELTPTEFSLIQYFLEKENTPLSRDLLLDHVWGKEYMGDPKIVDVNIRRLRQKIENNPSEPAFLQTVWGHGYKWKGEGQ; this is translated from the coding sequence TTGAGCAAAGTATTGATATTAGAAGATGAAGAATCAATTCGCAGCTTTATCGTCATTAACTTAAAACGTAACGGATTTGAAGTGTTGGAGGCAGCTAATGGGCATGAAGCGTTAAGTCAACTACAAAGTGTACCCGACATTGACATTGCCTTGTTGGACGTGATGGTTCCGGGGATTGACGGTTTCGAAGTATGTCGTAGTATTCGGGAGACCAATGAACGGATCGGGATTATTTTCCTGACTGCTAAGGTGCAGGAACAGGATAAAGTTTACGCACTATCCGTGGGTGCTGATGATCACATTAGTAAGCCATTCAGCCCAACAGAGCTGATTGCTCGGATTCAGTCACTGCTTCGGAGAGTGAACGTTTATCGGGAGAGTAGCGCGAAGGTGTCATTTACTTCTGGTCCATTCACCTTAGATCTCATTTCAAAACAGTTCAAGAAATTGGGACAGCTTATCGAATTGACGCCAACGGAATTTTCTCTGATTCAATATTTCCTTGAGAAAGAGAATACACCACTTAGTCGTGATCTATTGCTCGATCATGTGTGGGGCAAAGAATATATGGGGGATCCCAAGATCGTCGATGTGAATATTCGTAGACTCCGGCAGAAGATTGAGAATAACCCTTCCGAACCGGCCTTCCTGCAAACGGTATGGGGGCATGGCTACAAGTGGAAGGGCGAAGGACAATGA
- a CDS encoding phosphonate ABC transporter ATP-binding protein, which produces MIKVNNLHKSLTDEGNKRHILKGITTQFEAGEMIGIVGPSGSGKSTLLRCLALREKWDNGEYTWDGNSVIKGGGRGPQKYRSKCAYLEQNPSLIIDKTALKNVLIGQAGQVSRLRRLVGMVRSDDYMGAMDELEKYGLLDKAKLKAGNLSGGEKQRVAICRALVHGAGFIAADEPVIGLDPKTAEHVLNTLKTLCKEQDKIVIAALPIELAEKFCTRIWGIIDGELRLDVKGRRLTMDEKRSIDLV; this is translated from the coding sequence ATGATTAAGGTAAATAACTTGCATAAATCTTTGACTGATGAAGGAAATAAAAGACATATTTTAAAGGGGATAACTACTCAATTTGAAGCTGGCGAAATGATCGGAATTGTTGGTCCTAGCGGTAGCGGTAAAAGTACATTACTTCGCTGTCTCGCCCTGCGTGAAAAATGGGATAACGGTGAATATACTTGGGATGGAAATTCTGTTATTAAGGGTGGAGGACGTGGCCCTCAGAAATACCGCTCCAAATGTGCATATTTGGAACAGAATCCGTCGCTGATCATTGATAAAACGGCTCTCAAAAACGTCTTGATTGGACAAGCGGGTCAAGTATCAAGATTACGTCGACTCGTTGGTATGGTTCGGTCAGATGATTATATGGGCGCTATGGATGAGCTAGAAAAATACGGTTTGCTTGATAAAGCGAAGCTAAAAGCTGGTAACCTCAGTGGTGGCGAGAAACAACGTGTTGCCATTTGCCGTGCACTAGTGCATGGGGCGGGATTTATCGCGGCGGATGAGCCGGTAATTGGTCTTGATCCTAAGACAGCGGAGCATGTCTTAAATACATTAAAAACATTGTGTAAAGAGCAAGATAAGATTGTGATCGCAGCACTTCCAATAGAGCTCGCTGAGAAGTTCTGCACACGGATATGGGGAATAATTGACGGGGAGTTACGCCTCGATGTGAAGGGAAGACGGCTGACAATGGATGAGAAGCGGTCAATCGATTTGGTATGA
- a CDS encoding MFS transporter, with protein sequence MILILVIVISGLSQGLLLPVLSIFMEERGISSSVNGMHAAALYIGSFAMSIVAERLLGVAGFKKLLLGGLALVIIALPAFPLISDLKFWLVLRLLVGAGDSAIHFASQLWMLLISPPGQRGRNISIYGMSYGLGFSIGPLGIRLLPYGEWLPFFLLSCLTAMMALLVYNQMPDTRPEKAEPIEGAGKQKYSLIYRLAWFALLPSLLYGYMEAVMNTNFPIYGLRTGLSSGQISTLLPFFGVGGLILQLPLGYLSDRYGRKIVLMSAGVGGGLMFLAVPLCGNSFMGLALLFMGAGGLVGSFFSLGLAYAADILPRNLLPAANVIASFHFNLGSIVGPNLGGAIMDVGSASLLFIILGSSYLVFTASGILFRPKLTKN encoded by the coding sequence ATGATTCTCATTTTAGTCATTGTGATCTCAGGACTTAGCCAAGGCTTATTGCTTCCGGTATTATCTATCTTCATGGAGGAAAGAGGGATATCGTCATCGGTTAATGGGATGCATGCTGCGGCATTGTATATCGGTTCCTTTGCCATGTCGATAGTAGCTGAGAGATTACTTGGTGTAGCAGGCTTTAAGAAGCTTTTGTTAGGGGGGCTCGCACTAGTTATTATAGCTCTACCTGCGTTTCCCTTGATATCAGATTTAAAATTTTGGTTAGTACTTCGATTACTTGTTGGGGCTGGGGATAGCGCCATTCATTTTGCCTCACAGCTATGGATGCTATTGATTTCCCCACCGGGTCAGCGGGGGAGAAATATTTCAATATATGGAATGTCTTATGGTCTAGGATTCAGCATTGGTCCATTAGGGATTAGATTACTTCCATATGGAGAATGGTTACCGTTCTTTCTGCTTTCTTGTCTAACTGCGATGATGGCGTTACTTGTCTATAATCAAATGCCGGATACTCGTCCAGAAAAGGCAGAACCTATTGAAGGAGCAGGGAAACAAAAATATTCCCTTATTTATCGGCTTGCCTGGTTTGCACTGTTGCCTTCATTATTGTACGGTTATATGGAAGCTGTGATGAACACTAATTTTCCGATTTATGGACTTCGCACTGGACTAAGTTCGGGACAAATATCTACGTTGCTACCTTTCTTTGGCGTGGGGGGACTTATTCTTCAGCTACCCCTTGGTTATCTCAGTGATCGTTATGGGAGAAAAATCGTGCTCATGTCTGCTGGAGTAGGCGGAGGGCTTATGTTTCTTGCTGTTCCGTTATGTGGAAATAGTTTTATGGGGCTTGCGTTACTATTTATGGGGGCTGGTGGTCTTGTGGGATCATTCTTCTCCCTAGGACTCGCATATGCTGCGGACATTTTACCACGTAATTTATTACCGGCAGCTAATGTCATCGCCTCATTTCATTTTAATCTCGGTAGTATCGTAGGGCCTAACTTGGGTGGTGCGATCATGGATGTGGGCTCCGCATCATTGCTTTTTATTATCCTAGGGTCATCATATTTGGTATTTACGGCCTCTGGTATACTTTTCCGGCCAAAACTGACCAAAAATTAA
- a CDS encoding ArsR family transcriptional regulator, whose translation MTYLVKVDVSPIYDLLSSFMIYTTRKWVNNLDIGPEWIDEIKVKFSPEVDILFTEAAYFPFADYDILYALTIERNPSSDIHKFFDELTTTTVEALYHQLKPYIPTVTTDDIERVIHRYIPLLRIWNDTYFNDVKPQFQPLLEEDAAEKNELLHKMDADALLEYATGGLVLEPRPELDKVIIIPSVHFRPINTYCFYPNVLLIQYPIDLPEVNEDEPPTCLIRLTRALANQERLRLLRYIADDPKSLQQMMVDLNQSKDKLMHDLMRLRVAGLLRIHLMDQDTEKFSIRPDGISELNIFLESYMRL comes from the coding sequence ATGACTTATCTAGTGAAGGTCGACGTTTCTCCAATCTACGATCTGCTCAGCAGCTTTATGATATATACAACACGTAAATGGGTGAATAATCTCGATATCGGACCAGAATGGATTGATGAAATCAAAGTAAAATTTAGCCCGGAAGTGGACATATTATTCACGGAAGCGGCCTACTTTCCATTTGCCGATTATGATATTTTATATGCTCTAACTATTGAAAGAAATCCTTCTTCTGACATTCATAAATTTTTTGATGAACTCACGACAACAACAGTTGAGGCATTATATCATCAGCTGAAACCCTACATTCCTACAGTGACTACTGATGATATTGAACGAGTTATTCACCGTTACATTCCTCTGTTACGAATCTGGAATGACACGTACTTTAATGATGTTAAGCCACAGTTTCAACCGCTGTTGGAGGAAGATGCCGCCGAGAAAAATGAACTTCTTCATAAAATGGACGCGGATGCACTTCTTGAATATGCCACTGGGGGCCTCGTTCTGGAACCAAGGCCTGAACTTGATAAGGTGATTATTATTCCTTCGGTACATTTTAGACCGATTAATACTTACTGTTTCTACCCAAATGTGCTACTGATCCAGTATCCTATCGATCTTCCCGAAGTAAATGAGGACGAACCTCCAACTTGTCTCATTCGTCTAACTCGGGCACTTGCCAATCAAGAACGTTTACGCTTGCTAAGGTATATAGCAGATGATCCTAAATCCTTGCAGCAAATGATGGTGGATTTAAATCAATCCAAAGATAAATTAATGCATGATCTTATGAGGCTGAGGGTTGCAGGGCTCCTGCGCATCCATCTTATGGATCAAGACACAGAGAAATTCAGCATTCGTCCTGATGGTATTTCAGAATTGAATATTTTTCTCGAATCCTATATGCGATTATAG
- a CDS encoding HAD family hydrolase — protein sequence MTIQQQQLLFDLDDTLIHCNKYFELILSQYADLMVDWFQSYRVDVAEIRAKQVEIDVAGVDKVGFASLHFPQSLIDTYRFFCSEVGREHTAMEENHLMKLGMSVYELPIEPYPGMVETLDYLQNQGHELSLYTGGESVIQKRKIEQMKLGDYFQDRIYIRQHKNFEALEGILNSRYFERKHTWMIGNSLRTDIMPAISAGINTVYIKLPDEWLYNIVELKKNTDTSMYTVSSLEDVPRVIHESLKLSQR from the coding sequence ATGACAATACAGCAGCAACAACTTTTATTTGACCTTGACGATACGCTAATCCATTGTAATAAATACTTCGAATTGATTCTAAGCCAATATGCTGATTTGATGGTAGATTGGTTTCAATCCTATAGAGTGGATGTTGCAGAGATTCGAGCCAAGCAAGTTGAGATTGATGTTGCCGGAGTGGACAAAGTGGGCTTCGCTAGTCTCCATTTCCCGCAATCGCTTATCGATACTTACCGCTTTTTCTGCTCAGAGGTTGGTCGTGAACATACCGCGATGGAAGAAAATCATCTAATGAAGCTCGGTATGAGCGTGTACGAGCTACCCATTGAGCCCTATCCCGGTATGGTGGAAACGCTCGATTATCTTCAGAATCAAGGGCATGAGCTATCTTTGTATACGGGTGGCGAATCCGTCATTCAAAAACGTAAAATCGAACAGATGAAGCTCGGTGATTACTTCCAGGACCGGATATATATCCGTCAACATAAGAATTTCGAAGCTCTTGAAGGTATTCTAAACTCACGTTACTTTGAGCGTAAACATACTTGGATGATTGGTAACAGCTTACGAACTGATATTATGCCTGCCATCTCAGCTGGAATCAATACCGTGTATATCAAGTTACCCGATGAATGGTTATACAATATCGTTGAATTAAAGAAAAATACCGACACGTCCATGTATACTGTTTCTTCTTTAGAAGATGTGCCGCGAGTCATTCATGAGAGTCTAAAATTAAGTCAAAGATAA
- a CDS encoding PQ-loop domain-containing transporter: protein MQLIGGVILSLGWIPQIMQILQTKSVADLNIKSYLLMLLGISLMEAYAINLAGTGVGVAFLITNTMSLCVILLVIILIIRYRSYNRPKRVPK, encoded by the coding sequence ATGCAACTCATTGGCGGCGTTATTCTTTCGTTAGGCTGGATTCCACAGATCATGCAAATATTGCAGACAAAATCGGTTGCTGACTTAAATATTAAATCATATTTGCTCATGTTACTGGGGATTAGCCTGATGGAGGCGTATGCTATAAATTTGGCAGGAACAGGTGTTGGGGTGGCTTTTTTGATCACGAATACGATGTCTTTATGTGTTATATTACTCGTCATCATCCTTATTATACGATATCGATCTTATAATCGGCCGAAGCGAGTGCCAAAGTGA
- a CDS encoding DUF1801 domain-containing protein, translating into MYEQKTKETDQSVMEFIEDIENIKKREDAYKLVDIFTETTGYPAKMWGPSIIGFGAYHYKYASGHEGDAPLVGFSPRKAKISLYFATGETERDKLLQDLGKHTSGKGCVYINKVADINVEVLKQLIDQSVTFLKETYPSE; encoded by the coding sequence ATGTACGAGCAAAAAACGAAAGAAACCGACCAGAGTGTTATGGAGTTTATTGAGGACATTGAAAATATAAAGAAACGTGAAGATGCGTATAAGTTAGTTGATATTTTCACTGAGACGACGGGATATCCCGCAAAGATGTGGGGTCCGAGTATTATCGGATTTGGAGCATATCACTATAAATATGCATCTGGTCATGAAGGCGACGCACCGTTAGTTGGCTTTTCACCACGTAAAGCGAAGATTAGTTTATATTTTGCAACAGGGGAAACTGAGCGGGATAAATTATTACAAGACCTTGGGAAACATACGTCTGGAAAAGGCTGTGTGTACATTAACAAAGTAGCAGATATCAACGTTGAAGTATTAAAACAGTTAATCGACCAATCAGTAACGTTTTTGAAAGAGACATACCCTAGTGAATGA
- a CDS encoding type IA DNA topoisomerase — MKTLVIAEKPDMGRTIAAVIEPKAKNNRSYLEGDRYIITWAIGHLLGLAEPDAYDAKYKRWKFGDLPILPVHFKIVPNPRTKDQLGTIGEVAKRCDAIVNACDAGREGQYIFALIQQQLKLNQPVKRLWISDLTAESIAKGFEGLYDSSEFENLTLAARARSEADWLIGMNASRAFTTKHNTLLSVGRVQTPVLALIYDRQKEIESFDSLTYYEIKAEFEQTGRKYIGTWQGDRLTDGEKAAALADKVRGQKGSISEYDVKDTKEYPYKLYDLTLLQREANAKYGYSAKKTLDLAQALYEKHKVISYPRTSSNYVTEQNIDGMHKALHMLKSTSYKELADGANPGLVHVNNKSVCNPTRVEDHHAILPTLRRGANLSKEEQHIYDLVIRRFISHFYPPAEYKQHTVLTVVEGETFKTNVKELLSLGWKICQPGDDNAKSSGRGKKKEEEEEQEELVSEPFQIDKGQPVICLDAEAKEKATQPPKAYTEGTLLRAMESAGKQLENEELRDAMKDAGLGTPATRAATIERLKNVGYITMQGKRITVTQKGRTAIELIRHAGVELLTSPEMTGQWERRLYQISKGEAASEKFMDNVKRFAISIIDKVRTQPKADASLFEAGEEEKSTSKSKGSRQSSAGANSRAKATPAKSTSKPGVLTPLAPCPREGCGGQLIEGRKGFGCTHYKQGCGFVIWKEYSGKKITESMLKTLLDKGQTQLLTFKDPEGDFKARIILTNRTTGGLELNKVDD, encoded by the coding sequence ATGAAAACGCTCGTTATCGCCGAGAAACCGGATATGGGGCGGACGATTGCTGCCGTAATCGAGCCAAAGGCGAAGAACAATCGGTCTTATCTAGAGGGTGACCGTTATATTATTACTTGGGCAATCGGCCATTTACTTGGATTAGCTGAACCAGATGCCTATGATGCCAAATATAAGAGATGGAAATTTGGAGACTTACCTATTTTACCTGTGCATTTCAAAATCGTGCCAAACCCACGAACGAAGGATCAACTTGGAACGATTGGAGAAGTTGCTAAACGATGTGATGCCATTGTCAATGCTTGCGATGCTGGGCGGGAAGGGCAATATATCTTTGCGTTGATTCAACAGCAGTTGAAGCTAAATCAGCCTGTAAAGAGATTGTGGATTTCGGACCTGACTGCGGAGAGTATAGCCAAAGGCTTCGAAGGACTGTACGATAGCTCCGAATTTGAGAATTTGACCTTAGCCGCTAGAGCACGAAGCGAAGCGGATTGGCTTATCGGTATGAATGCTTCACGTGCGTTTACGACAAAACATAATACGTTGTTGTCTGTGGGCCGTGTACAAACTCCAGTGTTAGCGCTCATTTACGACCGCCAAAAGGAGATCGAAAGCTTCGATTCCCTCACTTATTACGAGATCAAGGCTGAATTTGAGCAAACCGGTCGTAAGTACATAGGAACATGGCAAGGAGACCGGTTGACCGATGGAGAGAAAGCAGCGGCATTAGCTGATAAAGTTCGTGGCCAGAAGGGTAGTATTTCAGAATATGATGTAAAGGATACGAAAGAATATCCTTATAAACTGTATGACTTAACCCTATTGCAACGTGAAGCCAATGCAAAGTATGGTTATTCTGCGAAGAAGACACTTGATTTAGCTCAGGCTTTATACGAGAAGCATAAGGTGATCTCTTATCCACGGACAAGCTCCAACTATGTGACGGAGCAGAACATCGATGGGATGCACAAGGCGCTTCATATGCTGAAGTCAACTTCATATAAAGAATTAGCGGATGGTGCTAACCCAGGACTCGTTCATGTAAATAACAAATCGGTCTGCAATCCGACGCGAGTAGAAGATCACCATGCGATTCTCCCCACATTGAGACGTGGAGCTAATCTTAGTAAAGAAGAGCAGCATATTTATGATTTAGTTATTCGCAGATTCATATCGCATTTCTATCCTCCTGCTGAATATAAGCAGCATACCGTGTTGACGGTAGTAGAGGGCGAGACGTTCAAGACCAATGTGAAGGAACTGCTGTCGCTCGGTTGGAAAATATGTCAACCCGGGGATGATAATGCGAAATCTTCTGGACGGGGTAAGAAGAAAGAAGAGGAAGAAGAACAAGAAGAACTGGTAAGCGAACCGTTCCAGATCGATAAGGGCCAACCCGTTATCTGCCTAGATGCAGAGGCCAAAGAGAAGGCGACCCAGCCCCCTAAAGCGTATACCGAAGGTACTTTGTTAAGAGCGATGGAGAGCGCAGGTAAGCAACTAGAGAACGAGGAACTGCGTGATGCGATGAAGGATGCAGGACTTGGAACACCGGCTACACGGGCAGCGACGATTGAGCGGCTTAAGAATGTCGGATACATTACGATGCAGGGGAAAAGAATAACAGTAACGCAAAAAGGACGAACAGCGATCGAGCTGATACGTCATGCAGGCGTAGAATTGTTGACTTCTCCGGAAATGACCGGCCAATGGGAGCGACGTCTGTACCAAATTTCCAAAGGTGAAGCTGCCAGTGAGAAATTTATGGATAACGTCAAGAGATTTGCAATCTCTATTATTGATAAGGTGCGTACTCAACCTAAAGCAGATGCTTCCTTGTTCGAAGCGGGTGAAGAGGAGAAGAGTACGAGTAAGAGCAAGGGGAGTCGACAGAGTTCAGCAGGGGCTAATTCACGTGCAAAAGCTACCCCTGCCAAATCGACGTCTAAACCCGGTGTGTTAACACCACTTGCTCCTTGTCCACGTGAAGGCTGCGGGGGACAGCTTATTGAAGGTCGTAAAGGATTTGGCTGTACTCATTATAAACAGGGTTGTGGGTTCGTGATTTGGAAAGAGTACTCGGGTAAAAAAATTACGGAATCCATGCTAAAAACATTGTTGGATAAGGGGCAGACGCAACTACTGACCTTCAAAGATCCTGAAGGGGATTTCAAGGCTCGAATAATTTTGACGAATCGGACAACTGGTGGGCTTGAATTGAACAAAGTCGACGATTAG